One region of Leptospira fainei serovar Hurstbridge str. BUT 6 genomic DNA includes:
- a CDS encoding ATP synthase F0 subunit C, with protein MEFGLGYIGVGIAAGIAILGAGLGIGRIGGSAAEGISRQPEAGGKIQTAMIISAALIEGAALFALVIAFLAAGTLNDAVKSSVEKAKTAVSAPAEGK; from the coding sequence ATGGAATTCGGACTAGGATATATCGGAGTAGGAATCGCAGCTGGAATCGCCATCCTCGGTGCAGGTTTAGGAATCGGAAGAATCGGTGGATCTGCTGCAGAAGGCATTAGCCGTCAACCGGAAGCTGGCGGTAAGATTCAGACTGCGATGATCATTTCTGCGGCTCTTATCGAAGGTGCTGCACTTTTCGCTCTCGTAATCGCGTTCCTCGCGGCTGGAACCTTAAACGACGCTGTTAAGTCTAGTGTTGAAAAGGCTAAAACTGCAGTTTCCGCACCCGCCGAAGGTAAATAA
- a CDS encoding F0F1 ATP synthase subunit B, producing MFLLAAKGLNGLLDVNPGLVVWTLVTFGIVVLVLKKFAWDVILKALDERAETIQNDIRKAADVRSEAEALLKDYEAKIAVARDQANGIVSEAKSDATNLRNKMLEEAAKDVKHLKDSAVKDIELAKSKALAELQEQIVGMTVQVAGLVLEKQLKADDYKSFIENELGKIKKLSA from the coding sequence TTGTTTCTCTTAGCAGCTAAGGGGCTGAACGGTCTTCTTGACGTAAATCCGGGTCTAGTTGTTTGGACCCTGGTTACTTTCGGGATCGTCGTACTAGTCCTAAAGAAATTCGCCTGGGATGTCATTCTCAAAGCGCTCGATGAACGGGCAGAGACCATTCAAAACGATATTCGGAAAGCTGCGGACGTCCGCTCTGAGGCGGAGGCACTGCTTAAGGATTACGAAGCGAAGATCGCGGTAGCCCGTGATCAGGCGAACGGAATCGTTTCGGAAGCGAAATCGGATGCGACGAATCTTCGAAATAAAATGTTGGAAGAAGCGGCTAAAGACGTGAAGCACTTAAAGGATAGCGCAGTGAAAGATATTGAACTGGCAAAATCCAAGGCCTTGGCGGAACTCCAGGAACAGATCGTCGGTATGACCGTCCAAGTTGCAGGCTTAGTGTTGGAAAAACAACTGAAAGCGGACGACTATAAGTCTTTCATCGAAAACGAGCTAGGCAAGATCAAGAAACTGAGCGCTTAA